The following are encoded in a window of Armatimonadota bacterium genomic DNA:
- a CDS encoding glycosyltransferase family 1 protein, whose protein sequence is MKVLVDATVLEAPATGIAKATVGLWRACLDLVPAWTVTAAHRKPLQCDLPSGVSAARIGRRFSRQHWRRFALPLHVARHRPDLVHFPFNGGVPRLFSRAMVVTTMHDILPLVIPHYFTTDRARDQYRVQVQRDLDHSDLVVTDSDYSRCEIVKHFRTQVEPVVVRLATHLRAARDVLPQGIHGRGDYFLYVGGYDLRKGIERLVTVVADLRRSQRLRSRLLLAGSPDCRSDRLQQVIAEAARQGAVEELGYVADADLLHMLVHAQALVYPSKYEGFGLPPLEAMTVGCPVITTRCAAIPEVCGDAALYVDPDRDRDLADALVRIEGDPQLREALRGKGMAQAAKFSWRASAETFLAEVERVLAARSHA, encoded by the coding sequence ATGAAGGTGCTGGTTGATGCAACCGTACTGGAGGCGCCCGCCACCGGTATCGCAAAGGCGACGGTGGGGCTGTGGCGCGCCTGCCTCGACCTGGTGCCGGCCTGGACCGTCACGGCGGCCCACCGCAAACCGCTTCAGTGTGACCTCCCGTCCGGCGTGAGCGCAGCGCGAATTGGCCGCCGCTTCTCGCGGCAGCATTGGCGGCGGTTCGCGCTACCGCTGCACGTGGCGCGTCATCGCCCCGATCTCGTTCATTTTCCATTCAACGGCGGCGTGCCGCGGCTGTTTTCGCGCGCGATGGTGGTGACGACCATGCACGATATCCTGCCGCTGGTCATCCCGCACTATTTCACGACCGACCGCGCGCGCGATCAGTACCGCGTTCAGGTGCAGCGCGATCTCGATCACTCCGACCTCGTAGTCACGGATTCGGACTACTCCAGGTGCGAGATAGTGAAGCACTTCCGCACGCAGGTCGAGCCGGTCGTGGTGCGCCTCGCCACCCATCTGCGGGCCGCAAGGGATGTGCTCCCGCAGGGCATCCACGGGCGCGGCGACTACTTTCTCTACGTCGGCGGCTATGATCTGCGCAAAGGCATCGAGCGCCTCGTCACGGTGGTCGCTGATCTGCGCCGGAGCCAGCGTCTCCGCAGCAGGCTGCTGCTGGCCGGAAGCCCGGACTGTCGCTCGGATCGGTTGCAGCAGGTGATCGCGGAGGCCGCGCGACAGGGGGCGGTGGAGGAGCTGGGGTATGTTGCGGACGCCGATCTGCTCCATATGCTGGTGCACGCACAGGCCCTCGTGTATCCCTCCAAGTACGAGGGCTTTGGTCTGCCGCCGCTAGAAGCGATGACGGTGGGCTGCCCGGTGATCACCACCCGGTGCGCGGCGATCCCCGAGGTGTGCGGCGATGCTGCCCTCTACGTCGACCCCGACCGCGACCGCGACCTCGCCGACGCGCTGGTGCGGATCGAGGGCGACCCCCAATTGCGCGAAGCGCTCAGGGGCAAAGGCATGGCGCAAGCAGCGAAGTTCTCGTGGAGGGCATCGGCGGAGACATTCCTCGCCGAGGTGGAACGGGTGCTCGCGGCGCGGAGTCACGCATGA
- a CDS encoding glycosyltransferase: MPKISIVLPTRNQADYLPHSLDGIANQTFRDFELIVVDDGSTDSTPQVLADYQSRLGFELCRQAHAGLPTALNVGFAQAQGAHLTWTSSDNIMLPSMLETLSAALDGNPEVGMVYSDWYDIGDAGEIIRAVRTLDYDPLVLLRHNYIRASFMYRRQCRDEVGDYDPDMKYKEDHDYWLRIARRWPMRRVPELLYQYRIHDRSLSRAHGPADREREQANQAFHARHRAPRPLAWWYAQQKWRGVKLAYMLRGQGREIPR, encoded by the coding sequence ATGCCCAAGATCAGCATCGTCCTGCCGACGCGTAACCAGGCGGACTACCTCCCCCACAGCCTGGACGGAATCGCGAACCAGACCTTTCGCGACTTCGAGTTAATCGTCGTGGACGACGGCTCGACCGACAGCACGCCGCAGGTGCTAGCCGATTACCAGTCGCGCCTGGGCTTCGAGTTGTGCCGGCAAGCCCATGCGGGCTTGCCGACCGCGCTTAACGTCGGTTTCGCCCAGGCCCAGGGAGCACACCTGACCTGGACCTCGTCCGACAACATCATGCTCCCATCCATGCTCGAGACGCTGAGCGCCGCGCTGGATGGGAATCCCGAGGTGGGGATGGTCTATTCCGACTGGTATGACATCGGCGACGCGGGAGAGATCATCCGCGCCGTGCGGACGCTGGACTACGACCCGCTCGTGCTGTTGCGCCACAACTACATCCGCGCGTCATTCATGTACCGCCGCCAGTGCCGCGACGAAGTCGGCGACTATGACCCCGACATGAAGTACAAAGAGGACCACGATTACTGGCTGCGTATCGCCCGCCGCTGGCCGATGCGGCGGGTCCCGGAGCTGCTCTACCAGTACCGCATTCATGACCGCAGCCTCTCCCGCGCGCACGGCCCGGCTGACCGCGAGCGCGAGCAGGCCAACCAGGCGTTTCACGCCCGCCATCGGGCTCCCCGCCCGCTGGCGTGGTGGTATGCGCAGCAGAAATGGCGCGGGGTCAAGCTGGCCTACATGCTGCGGGGGCAGGGGCGCGAGATTCCGCGCTAG